Genomic DNA from Actinopolymorpha sp. NPDC004070:
GCGGCTGGCGTCTAGCACCTGAACTCGCAAGCTCCGGCAGGCACATCGGGTGTGAGCGGTCAGCCTAGGCCTTTGGCGCCGGACCTCTCTCATTCCGCACGCCGTGCTTGGCCACGAACCTCCCCACGGGGTGCCCAGCCTTCCGGGTTTGGGCTGGATCGACGGAGCGGCGCGTCGCCGTCACCGTCGACGGCGAGAACGTTATGGCGGACATGATCCGTGAGGTTTTGGCCAAAGCGATCGCGGCAAAGCATCGGATCCGCCACCAGGAGGCGCACCAGCGGCGGAATGGTACTCGTGGCCCTCGAGAGGGAGCATCACATCGGCGCGCGGCATAACAGCGCGACTCTTCGCCAGCTAGTAGCCGGCGTGCTAACACGGGGCTACTGCTCAGACCTGACTCGGTGGCGCAGGACCGTCCAACGACGTGACTGGCCTCCCCACGCCTCGCCTCGGCGTCTCACCCGTCGACTGTCGGTGCTCCATTGCATACTCCCGCTCATGACACGTCAACAGTTTGATTATGACGCGCCCCTCACGCAAGAGGAGCGATCGACCGGCCACCGTTGGGTCATACCGGTGAGACTTCGAGTGAGTGAGAGATCGGCAATGAGGACCGCGCAAGGTCACTGCCTCTATCTAGACGGCGAGCACACGTTGACCGCATGCGACACACCTTCCTGCTCAGAGTGTCGCGTATCCCGCTTGAGTCGAAATGACAACCGCCCGTGCACACCTCTGATAGGTGGAGATACCGGCCGCCGAAAACCACGGACGGAAATTCAGGCTCCGCGGGAGTCAGTAAGCCGCTTCGGCTCGGTGGCACGGTTGGGGTTAGAGGATCGCAAAGCTACCCCTGCCGCTTTGAATGGCGCTGCGCCTCTTATTGTGAATCCATTAGCCGTCCCGGTACAAGCTGGCGGGCCGCACAGGTGGCTACTTGACGCCTATGTTCGACCTGCGACAGCGACGGACCTTGAGCAAGCGTCAACTGGTCGACGTCTCAACTTTTCTGATGGGGCCAAGCTAGATTGCGGAGAAGCCTCGTGCACGCGCTGCGGCTGCCTCCCCGAAACAGACCTTCCGAAGTGCCTCCCGCCACTGGAGGACCACAGACGAAAGCGCAGAGTAGAGATGTTCAGGACACTTTTTGCCGATGTGGCAAAAACGCGTTGTTATCACCCCAGGCCAAGTCGCGCCTCACTGAAGCGATGCATGGAGGCGTCGAATGGGAACGAGATCTTGTAGCAAGATATAGCTAATCACATGAAGTTGAAGTAGCGATGCATCAACGGGCTGGGCGCACACTGTCACAGCGTCCTCTTGATCTGAACGGTGACAGCGGAATCGCTGGTTGGCGTGACGGCCGCTGCAGTCCGCCGCTCACCCTAGCTTAACCAGTCGCCAACGAGGCGGAACAGTTGGCAACCGTCCGGATCCGCATTTTGCGATAGCCCCGCCGCCGAGTCTGGGACGCACTCGCTGGCCGTAAAGGGCAGCATCGATCTATAGTGCCATTTGGAATGGTGGCTGGTTGCGGTTAGAGGCTGTGACGACGAAGGTTGCACCGATCGGCGCCGCACAGCAGACGGGCTGCTGGTTCCCAGAATCAGTCAACAGCCGAGTGCACCAGCCTCAACCTTCTCGGCGCAGCAAGGATTTGTTACAGCTGTCTCGACGCCGAGCGGATGGGATGCGCGACAGCGCCCACATCTTCTCACAGGAACTAATTTCGGCGGCACGGGGTCAGGGCGGAATACATATCCTCATCACGGTCATCTTCATCCAGCGCGAACTTCAGTGCGGCCACCTGTCCCCGACCTCGTAAGGAAATAAACTCAGTCAATCCGGAGAGCACTGCCTCCTCAAAGTTCGATTTAGCTATACTGGCACAATGCTAACCGCCGCCATCGCCGCACTTGCCAGTCTTCTTGGGGTATTGCTCGGGGCCTATCTTCCGCGCCGATTCGATCAAACATACACCGCGCGTGCGAGATACGATGCCGCGGTAACCGCTGCAGCGAAGTTGCAGGCCGCGCGCAACGGAGTTGGCTTGAATATTCCACAACGCTTCACTGCGGCTAGCTCCATCGAGGAGCACGAAACTATCGTTCAAGAGCTTTCAACCGATGCGGTGAAGCGATTCCTGCAAGCGGCGTCAGATGCACGAGCCTCACTTGCGGAACTCTATCCTTATTCCCCGGACCTAAAAATATACTGGGACAAGTTTGAGATCTCGCCTGATGAGTTAGATAATTTAATCGCAACACTTACGGATCGCCGAAAACGGCCTCTTCGACGGCATAGGATCCGCCCCACAAGGACTATGCCTTCCTAGACTGGGCGGCCGTGAACTAATATTTAGCGAGTCTCACACCCTCAGCCAGATCCGATCCTAGGAGCCGCCCGGCGCGTCCGGCCGACGCGTCGCGTCAGTGCCGGTCGAAGTGGGTGAACCGCTACCGGGTCAGCGGCGACGCGGGCCTGCTCGACCGATCCTCGGCATCGCACACCTCGCCGATGCGGACTTCGATGAGGTGGTGGAGCTCACCGAGGCCTAGCGGCGAGAGCAGAAGTGGTCTGCCCGCAAGATCGCCGCCGAGCTCGCCCACCGCGGTTACCGGGTCTCGGTCGCCACCGTGGGCCGCTGGCTGGCCCGGCTGGGTATCAACCGGCGCCGTGACCTCGACCCGTCCGGTCGTCGAACCGGCGGCCGCAGCCGATCACCGCCCGGTATCCCGGGCACATGGTGCTCCTGGACGATGAGCAGGTCGGCCGCGTCCCCGATGGGGGCGGCTGGTGGGCACACGGCCGCGGCAGCGGCGCCACCCACGCGACTCGGCGGGCGAAAGCGAAGAAGAACGGCGGCGCCAGGGCCGGCTACGTCTACCTGCACTCGGTCGTGGACGGGGTTCTCCCGGCTGGCCTACACCGAACGGCGCCAGGGGCACTCCATCACTGTCTACGGGCAGACCCACGCGGCCGGCGTCGATTAGGCCGGCCGACACGTAAGCCGTGGAGCAGCCGGTCGTGGCGACGAACGATTGCCTTGCGTGCGCGGTGGGGAGCCTCGGTGCGTGCGCCGGTCAGTCGCCTCGAGTGGCACTCACGGGAGCGAGACGAGAGAATGCCGTCTCCGTTCACGTTTGCTCATGGCGCCGCTGCCCATAGGCACTGCCCTACGGTGTTGGTACCGACATGTGGCAACAGCCGACTTGGAGACGCATGGTGACTGAGGCTGCGGTCCGGCAATCGCTCCTAAGCGAACTGCTGGCTGATGCACGACCTCCCGTAGAGACCGTCTTCGAGTTCTGGGTTCCGCGGTCAAACGAACGTGCCGATGTCGCCGCCATCGGGGCAACCATCGACGGCTTCGAGATCAAGACAGATCGGGACTCGCTCAGGCGTTTGCCACGCCAGGCCAGCGCCTACGCCCGAGTCTTCGACCGATGCCATGCTGTCCTCGCGCCACGGCACGTCAGCAGGGCATTAGACATCCTGCCGCCGTGGTGGGGAGTTCGGATCATTGAGGATGGACCCACACTTCCTACGCTGCGGCCGGCAGCCCTAAATGGAGGAGTCGACCCCGAGACGCTGGTGAGGATTCTCTGGCGAGATGAGGCGTACACCGCCCTGTGCAGCCTTGGAGAGCCTCCCGATCCAAGTGCTGGGCGATTCCAAATGTGGGAGAAGCTGCTCACACTCCTCGACGTTGAGGCACTTAAGCGGTTGGTACGCGAGGCACTTCTCGACCGCAACTCCTCTTGGGCCGGACGTAAAAGCTCCCGTCACGCAAGTCCGGCTAGCTGATTGACCACGAACCGGAGGTGATGGGAGGTTCCAGCGCCGCGCCAGTGGTCCTCCCAGCCCGGCTCACAGGTCCCGTCGGCACAATCGGCGACCTCACGGTCACCCCAGCTGAATTCGCGACCAGCGAACTCGGGCTGTTCGACGAGGAGCTTGCAGAGTTGCCTGTACTGCTCTCGCCCTTCCTCATGGCGGGGTGCTTTGGCGCGGGGGATGATCGTCACCGTTTCGTGCGTATAGCGGATGGCAGCCCGCATGCCCAGTGGAATTTGTCCGTCGGCTGCGTCAAGGGGAGGATCCGGGTTCTGGATCGCGTAGTCGCCGTAGATGGGGACCCGGGAGACCCTCGACCTACGGAGCGCGAGCCACACTAGCCATTCGGTCCGGCGTCGACGCCCGATCGTGCCAGCATCCACAACCCCACCTCCCAGCGACATCGGCATGGCTGTACCAAGCAGAACGACGTTCCGCCACTGGCCGATCGAAACCAGCGCGTCGACCATGGATGCGAGGTCGTCGACCCTGACCTCCGCATCATCTGGGAGTTGCCGGAGATCCATCAGCAGATCAGCGCCGACCACTTCCACCTCAACGGCGTTGAGAGTCTCCTGGATGAGACTGGGGAATGACCGCCCGCCGGCAACTGCCGTGTCGAGCAGTGGCACGCGTAGCGCGAGCCCCCGACCGTCGACCGCCGCCGACTCGGCTACCTGCCGCTGAGTTGCGGTCGCATCTCCGAGATGCAGTACGGGGACGAAGACGATCTGGCGCCGACGGGCAGCAGCATGGATCGCGGCCAGTACCGGAATTGGTCCACCTGGTGATTCGGCAGGGTGGTCCGGAGCCAGCCGGAGCCGATCTAGATAGATGGGATGTGTGCCGACGGCCTTTGCCAGCCGGCCGATCCAACCGTTGACTCGAGCCCGGCTGAAGGGCTGAGATCCGGGGGACCTAGGGCCGAGCACCTCGAGAATCGGAGTGAGGCCAGCCCATGTTTCAGCGCATGCTTGCTGTAGCGCCAGCAGCTCACCGGGCTTGGTCTGAAGTGCGGCGACGTAGTGAGTTTCCCCTCTCGACATCAGCTGGAAATCCGCCGGATTGGACAGCTTGAGCTGGATTGAAATCGGCATCGCACGCCCCCATTCTACTAAGGCACGTTTAACCCTTGGGGCTAACGATGTCAAGGAGCGCCATAGAGATATCGTGGTCCGGCCGACGCCGGCGTGGACCCCGCCCAGGTCGCCGAATGGGCAGGCCACAGCCTCGCCGTCCTCCGCCGTGTCTACGTCCGTTCGCTCGCCTGCCGCGACGACGTGGCGAAGAAGGCGGCGCTAGCTAATGATGAAAGTTAGCCCAGCAGGAACACTGCAACTCTGTGCTAGTCCGTCACTCAGGAGTCAACGGCAAGCTCCCGCAGCCGACGAGGCGCCTTATCCAGTGGGATACGCACGTCTAGACCAAGTTTTTCCTTCAGCATCTGCTTCAGCTCAGGGCCCTCTATAAGCTGTATACGGTTATTCTTGCTCGCAAACTTTCGACTCGCGTCCCCATACCACGACGTTGCGACGCAGATAGCACCGTGTGCCCGATGCTCTTCCATCGTTCCACTCAATGCTCGAACCGTCTCAGCGGGAACAACATCTTTATACCGCTTAGCCTGGACGACGAACTCTGCGCGTTGTATTCCATCTCCTTTTATGTAAGCTACGGCATCCAACCCCTGATCCTTCGAAGACTGAGTGATCTCGACCTCAGTAAACATCGTCGCAAGAAGCTGCCGGACGAGATGCTCGAATTCTTGCCAGTCCATTTCAAGGAGATTCGGAAGGGAATCCAGGCCCGCTAGGACATCTACTGGGTCCGTGAACCGGTACTTTGCCTTGTCGAAGTCGAGAACTGGCTTGACCGGCTCAAGGTCATAGGGGTGAGGAGAAAGGACAACCTGCAGCCTGCTCAAACATGATTCCGGATCGACTCGATCGAGCACCAGTTCGTTATACGACGCTCGGGCTACGCTCACGCTGACCAGGTGTGGCCTAGCTGGTTGGCCGGTAGCTGGATCGAAGCTGTTAACCACCCCATTAAAAACAACGCTATCTACAACGTCTGCGGGGGATGCGGTGAAGCACTCAAATAGTGTTCGCAATGCAAACTGACAAACCATTGTCCGATAGAGATCTCTCCTCTCTCTTTCACTCCGCGCCACGGGCGCGACCTCTTTACGATTCTTGATGTAGCGATACGAGCGGGCCGACGGAATCACATCCGCACCCGGCAAGCACCGCTCAACGACCAGCTCGCGAAGTTCCGGACGATACTCGATTCGAAATTGAGAGGGGAAGCCCTGCGGGAGCGCCGACCTCGAGAGGACTCTGCCGATGTACTCCACCACGGCATCATGGCCGCCAGCTCGGAAATCTCGCTCCATACTGTCTACCCAGGCATTGTGCAACTGATCCGAAGTCTCAAGCTCCGCTATCTGCCTCAGATGTCGTTCTCGTGCCTGCGCAAGGAGAGCAATGCGAGCAGACTCGTCTCGTTCATACTGCTTTTCAGCCTCGCTGAAGGCTACCTTTGCTTCGTTCAGTGCATCTATATACCATGCGGGCTGGCCAAACATCATCCGGAAGGAACTCGGCGGGGTTGGTGTAAATTCCTCCCACTGCGGCGGCACCCCTTCCGTCGCCAGCTCGCCGGGATCGAACCTAGGACGCGGACTTCGGCGCTTTAGGACGCTAAATGGTATATCGGGACGGCTACTGAGGCCATCTCGAAGAAGATTTCGAATAGCAGCAACATGGACTTCAATAGCCATCGTAAGAGAAGCTGCTTCTTTTACCTTTGCTTCGTGCGCGAGCTGTTGTCGCTGGCGCGCCTCATTAGCCTGCTGGCGGGCCGCTGAGCGTTCGGCCACTTCACGCTCGCGT
This window encodes:
- a CDS encoding sce7726 family protein; this encodes MVTEAAVRQSLLSELLADARPPVETVFEFWVPRSNERADVAAIGATIDGFEIKTDRDSLRRLPRQASAYARVFDRCHAVLAPRHVSRALDILPPWWGVRIIEDGPTLPTLRPAALNGGVDPETLVRILWRDEAYTALCSLGEPPDPSAGRFQMWEKLLTLLDVEALKRLVREALLDRNSSWAGRKSSRHASPAS
- a CDS encoding restriction endonuclease, encoding MAERSAARQQANEARQRQQLAHEAKVKEAASLTMAIEVHVAAIRNLLRDGLSSRPDIPFSVLKRRSPRPRFDPGELATEGVPPQWEEFTPTPPSSFRMMFGQPAWYIDALNEAKVAFSEAEKQYERDESARIALLAQARERHLRQIAELETSDQLHNAWVDSMERDFRAGGHDAVVEYIGRVLSRSALPQGFPSQFRIEYRPELRELVVERCLPGADVIPSARSYRYIKNRKEVAPVARSERERRDLYRTMVCQFALRTLFECFTASPADVVDSVVFNGVVNSFDPATGQPARPHLVSVSVARASYNELVLDRVDPESCLSRLQVVLSPHPYDLEPVKPVLDFDKAKYRFTDPVDVLAGLDSLPNLLEMDWQEFEHLVRQLLATMFTEVEITQSSKDQGLDAVAYIKGDGIQRAEFVVQAKRYKDVVPAETVRALSGTMEEHRAHGAICVATSWYGDASRKFASKNNRIQLIEGPELKQMLKEKLGLDVRIPLDKAPRRLRELAVDS